The genomic DNA TCGACGCGGCGAAGGCGCCCGCCGAGTCCCACTGCTTGATCAGCACAGCCTCGTCGCGGCGCAGGGCCGAATAGTAGTACCACCGGTGCCTGGGCGCGTGGTGGGCGAAGTAGTTCTCCCCGACTCGGTCCGCGTAGTGCAGCTCGAAGACGACCAGGTCCTCGGGCTCGATCGTCTGCGCGTCGCAGAAGCCCAGGGGATCGCGCGCCACGGGCTCCGCCGCGATGTTGCGCCAGACATTGATCAGGGCGAAGCGCCCGCCTTCGCCGAGCGCTCGATCAACGAGGTCGGTAGGTAACAGCGACTCGCCGTCGGGGATGAACGGACGCATCGTATCGTTGATGCGCGGGGGCAACGCCAGATCGCGCAGGCGCTGGGGGCCGCTGGTCAGGGTGTAATCGCCGTGCACCACGCGGATCGGGCCCTGCACCTGCTGCCCGCCTGAGATCTGGGTCTGGTCCCGCTGCCCTTCGGCCCAGCGCACGTTGTGATCGAAGGCGAGCACGTGCGCGGCGC from Pseudomonadota bacterium includes the following:
- a CDS encoding CmcJ/NvfI family oxidoreductase, which encodes MTGVNWDQARSGPIAKPVFNYIDGSVPSSLYRNGRVSLHRAPDGNDSALEGYVPDAQELHVQDARALKGDVAPDLARNGFQCVEQPLAYAGLDFLEHEAVVRRYYPECEALMRSVTGAAHVLAFDHNVRWAEGQRDQTQISGGQQVQGPIRVVHGDYTLTSGPQRLRDLALPPRINDTMRPFIPDGESLLPTDLVDRALGEGGRFALINVWRNIAAEPVARDPLGFCDAQTIEPEDLVVFELHYADRVGENYFAHHAPRHRWYYYSALRRDEAVLIKQWDSAGAFAASKGERSDAGTLVCTMNFHSAFEDPATPEDAPDRCSIEVRCAVIYD